One Denticeps clupeoides chromosome 12, fDenClu1.1, whole genome shotgun sequence genomic window carries:
- the mrps16 gene encoding small ribosomal subunit protein bS16m, translating into MVHLSSFLLKKYHGGHVVIRLTLGGATNRPFYRIVAAYNKRGRDSKYIEQLGSYDPLPNIQNEKLVAFNFDRIKYWIGCGAHPTKPVAKLLGLAGFFPIHPMTITEAERMRQRAADAAAGAMDGNEDSEEKKEQ; encoded by the exons ATGGTTCATCTGT CATCCTTCCTTTTGAAGAAGTATCATGGGGGACACGTGGTGATCCGACTGACCCTCGGTGGCGCGACCAACAGACCGTTTTACCGCATTGTGGCGGCCTACAACAAACGGGGACGGGACAGTAAATATATTGAACAGCTAGGATCGTATGATCCTCTTCCAAACATCCAGAATGAAAAGTTAGTAGCTTTCAATTTTGACAGAATCAAATACTGGATTGGCTGTGGAGCACATCCCACAAAACCTGTGGCCAAACTATTAG GACTGGCAGGGTTTTTCCCAATACACCCCATGACCATCACAGAAGCGGAGCGCATGAGGCAAAGAGCTGCTGATGCAGCTGCAGGGGCCATGGATGGGAATGAGGACagtgaagagaaaaaagaacagTAG
- the LOC114800988 gene encoding mucin-4 has translation MSESNSLIKTIEQELAFLCRKANPESFKSFTVHNLRSGSVIADGVAQYNYPNNDSQIEFLNMCLQSTLQSIFNETDSLKKLSQALGYVDIRDTEIIMQFSQIRNLSDLKPFLTCSMEFSNYTLEISKGSWRCMGPCKKDPNYCHQHGQCFNKMEGPVCQCFDTYLEEYYGKQCEFYRKKAGFYAVLFGSLAAILLLFTIIATVIIVLWRHHRMEG, from the exons ATGTCAGAGTCAAATAGTCTCATTAAAACCATTGAGCAAGAA CTCGCATTTCTTTGCAGGAAAGCCAATCCTGAGAGTTTCAAATCTTTTACTGTACATAATTTAAG aagTGGAAGTGTTATTGCGGATGGTGTAGCCCAATACAACTACCCAAACAATGATTCACAAATAGAATTTCTCAACATGTGCTTGCAATCTACACTACAAAGCATATTTAATGAGACAGACTCTCTGAAAAAATTGAGCCAAGCCCTGGGATACGTGGATATCCGGGACACAGAGATAATTATGCAATTCAGTCAAATAAGAA ACCTGTCAGACTTGAAACCATTTTTAACATGCAGTATGGAGTTTTCCAACTACACACTGGAGATTTCTAAAGGAAGCTGGCGGTGCATGGGACCATGTAAAAAAGACCCCAACTACTGTCACCAACATGGGCAGTGCTTTAACAAGATGGAAGGGCCAGTCTGCCA ATGTTTTGATACGTACCTTGAGGAGTACTATGGGAAGCAGTGTGAGTTTTACCGTAAAAAAGCAGGCTTTTATGCAGTGCTGTTTGGGAGTCTGGCAGCTATCCTTCTTCTGTTCACCATAATTGCAACTGTCATCATTGTTTTGTGGAGGCATCATCGAATGGAAGG GTAA